Proteins from a single region of Dyella sp. BiH032:
- a CDS encoding DUF2840 domain-containing protein, translating into MAKIPATRIRTEYKEGVLNNRLIAGNPLRKEVLASTAGHTIELAHFAPHQRFALDLWRRNEFGTTAWRVIVGRTIAPGEYGQKLPGVHPAAVPLMDVSGATRARAALRWLRDKSDEIDELTEAELVSADMFFNNAPMKRIRTYITAQGGA; encoded by the coding sequence GTGGCGAAGATCCCCGCGACTCGGATTCGCACCGAGTACAAGGAGGGGGTGCTCAATAATCGCCTCATCGCCGGCAACCCTCTCCGAAAGGAAGTGCTGGCCTCAACGGCGGGGCACACCATCGAGCTCGCTCATTTCGCCCCTCACCAGCGCTTTGCGCTCGACCTGTGGAGGCGGAACGAGTTCGGCACAACAGCCTGGCGCGTCATTGTTGGCCGCACGATCGCGCCGGGTGAATACGGTCAGAAGCTCCCCGGCGTGCATCCCGCCGCGGTTCCCCTTATGGACGTATCAGGAGCCACCAGGGCGCGCGCCGCCTTGCGATGGCTTCGCGACAAATCGGACGAGATAGATGAACTGACTGAGGCTGAGCTGGTTTCTGCCGATATGTTTTTCAACAACGCGCCAATGAAGCGCATCCGCACGTACATAACCGCCCAGGGGGGCGCATGA
- a CDS encoding DNA cytosine methyltransferase, with product MRAVDLFAGAGGFTVAAELAGAQVVWAANHWPEAVRTHEANHPETQHVCQDLRQADWTAVPAHDLLLASPACQGHSPARGKERPHHDATRATAFAIIDALDCHMPKAALIENVPAMMNWRLFNAWCGALNDLGYAVAPHVVDAADHGVPQHRERLMIVATRSKHPLQLHFDPKPHVPASSFIRFDQGDWTPVDRPGRAPSTLERVLNGRKSYGERFLMPYYGSGSGKTGRSLARPIGTITTRDRWAVVDGGRMRMLSKDENRAAMSFPTDYRLPAQHKLAVHMLGNAVPPLMAQDFIAAVAARI from the coding sequence ATTCGTGCGGTCGATCTGTTCGCCGGGGCTGGTGGCTTCACGGTCGCGGCTGAACTGGCGGGCGCCCAGGTGGTATGGGCCGCTAATCACTGGCCCGAGGCGGTGCGTACCCACGAGGCCAACCATCCCGAAACCCAGCACGTCTGCCAGGACTTGCGCCAGGCAGACTGGACCGCGGTGCCGGCGCATGACTTGCTGCTTGCATCCCCTGCCTGCCAGGGGCACTCCCCGGCGCGAGGAAAAGAGCGGCCGCATCACGATGCTACGCGCGCCACGGCCTTTGCCATCATTGATGCGCTCGACTGCCACATGCCCAAGGCGGCATTGATCGAAAACGTGCCTGCCATGATGAATTGGCGGCTGTTCAACGCTTGGTGCGGCGCCCTCAATGACCTTGGCTACGCGGTGGCTCCGCATGTCGTGGACGCGGCGGACCACGGCGTTCCCCAGCATCGCGAACGGCTGATGATCGTGGCAACCCGCAGCAAGCATCCGCTGCAACTGCACTTTGACCCTAAGCCCCACGTGCCGGCTTCGAGCTTCATTCGCTTCGACCAGGGCGACTGGACTCCGGTCGATCGACCTGGCCGCGCGCCGTCTACGCTTGAGCGCGTCCTCAATGGTCGCAAGAGCTACGGTGAACGGTTCCTCATGCCGTACTACGGCAGTGGCTCCGGCAAGACGGGCCGGTCTCTGGCTCGACCGATCGGCACCATTACGACGCGGGATCGCTGGGCCGTCGTTGATGGTGGGCGCATGCGCATGCTGTCGAAAGACGAGAACCGGGCCGCCATGAGTTTCCCGACCGACTACCGCTTGCCGGCGCAACACAAGCTGGCCGTTCACATGCTAGGCAATGCGGTTCCGCCGCTGATGGCTCAGGACTTCATTGCCGCGGTAGCGGCCAGGATCTAA
- a CDS encoding DNA-binding protein, whose protein sequence is MAGVSREDVWAVADRLVSEGKRPTLALVRSALGGGSYSTIHPAFIAWRQERSEKVALPTDKAPAGVVDRVNALVSVIWQQATDDAAARFDGERRALQGAADKASQRADEVDEALAQCAEELDRANERTDQAEKTLSQVRIDMGALAQELAEAKQFGAAQAAAKTEAEAWIADLRVQLDQARSDAARAREEAMSVRLELAEVSGQLGAAKATNADLLAKLTPNKKG, encoded by the coding sequence ATGGCTGGCGTAAGTCGTGAGGACGTTTGGGCGGTAGCGGATCGACTTGTTTCCGAAGGGAAGCGCCCTACCCTGGCCCTTGTCCGTTCTGCGCTCGGCGGAGGTTCTTACTCCACCATCCATCCCGCCTTTATCGCGTGGCGCCAGGAGCGTTCGGAGAAGGTTGCGTTACCGACCGACAAGGCGCCGGCCGGAGTTGTCGATCGCGTGAACGCACTGGTTTCTGTTATCTGGCAGCAGGCCACGGACGATGCGGCGGCACGCTTTGACGGCGAGCGTCGCGCACTACAGGGTGCAGCCGATAAGGCGAGCCAACGGGCGGACGAAGTGGATGAGGCGCTTGCACAATGCGCGGAAGAACTTGACCGGGCAAATGAGCGGACTGACCAGGCTGAGAAGACCTTGAGTCAGGTGCGAATCGACATGGGCGCCCTCGCCCAAGAGTTGGCCGAGGCGAAGCAATTCGGCGCCGCTCAGGCCGCGGCAAAAACCGAGGCTGAGGCGTGGATCGCGGATCTTCGGGTGCAGCTTGACCAGGCGCGTAGCGATGCGGCAAGGGCTCGTGAGGAGGCAATGTCGGTAAGGCTTGAGCTCGCAGAGGTGTCGGGGCAGCTCGGCGCCGCCAAGGCGACAAACGCGGATCTTCTGGCGAAGCTGACGCCGAACAAGAAGGGATGA
- a CDS encoding S26 family signal peptidase has translation MKAKLASLAKTFSIAAAAIAVAWAIPFGMTLAGYRLYLNTTTSVPSGVYMVHVGEMPTERGGYVTFYPPEDAARLLYGRGWLAPGAPLTKQVAGLPGDIYCVNADGITVRGERLGPVYSHDRNGVALPRLDGCTAVPIAHILPLGLSAPNSFDGRYFGAVSDRLVVGKARLILTLPRG, from the coding sequence ATGAAGGCCAAACTCGCCAGCCTCGCCAAGACGTTTTCCATTGCCGCAGCAGCTATCGCGGTGGCGTGGGCGATTCCCTTCGGAATGACCCTGGCGGGATACCGCCTTTATCTCAATACAACGACGTCCGTGCCAAGCGGCGTCTATATGGTGCATGTCGGCGAGATGCCGACAGAGCGCGGCGGATACGTGACGTTCTACCCCCCGGAGGACGCTGCGCGCCTCTTGTACGGGCGCGGATGGCTCGCCCCTGGCGCCCCCCTTACCAAGCAGGTCGCCGGCCTTCCAGGCGATATCTATTGCGTCAATGCTGATGGCATTACCGTCCGCGGCGAAAGGCTTGGTCCCGTCTATTCTCATGACCGCAACGGCGTTGCACTGCCTCGCCTCGATGGCTGCACCGCGGTACCCATTGCACATATTCTGCCGCTCGGCCTGAGCGCCCCGAATAGCTTTGACGGGCGCTATTTCGGCGCCGTGAGTGATCGCCTTGTAGTCGGCAAGGCACGACTCATCCTGACCCTGCCGCGTGGCTAA
- a CDS encoding DUF3363 domain-containing protein produces MKPTKKGGPGAFQSGGAAGGEGGAEEMLNIRLARGRAVQRLTAGKQLLRRVMNTLKQNGLRSGGVRAGRAVAGRAAGVQSAAGKFGQRVFVRVKPAQLSGNTAKRKMAKHLDYIQRDGVGKETDQAQAFGPNGHMSREQVSEFGERCLDDRHQFRMQVSPEFGGEMDLERHVSDLMGQMEKDLGTPLDWVAVCHYNTDNPHAHVVIRGKDDADADLVLSRDYIKQGIRSRASDLATNELGYRTSHDLIRSQAREIGQEKFTSLDRAMLQRQGRNPAGELDLRRARGEFGVKRQTLEIARVQRLKELGLATEVGPGRWKLSPETEERLRLMNRSREMGMVLGPHLQEEHTERSNVVSKDQLEKPITGRVLDRGYSDEFSGREYLVLAGHDGAVHYVNLPFNAERTGQEAVVGDTVQIAKRETSRFGTADKNIQAVAQAHGGTYSRENHVAYLKATNTDQKLAEKFARIGDDVTLESYVEAHVNRATRHASHKLVAEQAGAYSIPADFEKKVTEHTAKLEAARGRDQDLPARIGVVMRGDPKVVAQSVGYTHLDRDLQDGKLAEFRAQTAPSRTQAAYLEALEARTDRLITLGLAERKNDGSVAVAGDLPKKLSELELKGAADNLALSHGRYVPLDEVRKFKGEISGYVNLPSGPQALIKSADTFTLVPADSRMLAAQGKHVEVSLMRGKSVTDWTPERQRQRIAMVEMDRLDKGKDLGFSK; encoded by the coding sequence ATGAAACCAACAAAGAAGGGCGGTCCAGGGGCTTTCCAGAGCGGCGGTGCCGCTGGTGGTGAGGGTGGCGCCGAGGAAATGCTCAATATCCGGCTTGCGCGGGGGCGGGCCGTGCAGCGGCTTACGGCTGGCAAGCAGCTATTGCGCCGGGTGATGAACACGCTCAAACAGAACGGTCTCCGCAGCGGTGGAGTTCGCGCCGGTCGGGCTGTCGCCGGCCGTGCCGCAGGCGTGCAGTCCGCCGCGGGAAAGTTCGGGCAGCGCGTCTTTGTGCGCGTAAAGCCAGCCCAGCTCAGCGGCAACACCGCTAAGCGGAAGATGGCGAAACACCTCGACTACATTCAGCGCGACGGTGTAGGCAAAGAGACTGACCAGGCTCAGGCATTCGGCCCCAACGGTCACATGTCCCGCGAGCAGGTTTCGGAGTTCGGCGAGCGGTGTCTCGATGATCGACACCAGTTCCGCATGCAGGTCTCGCCCGAGTTCGGCGGGGAGATGGATCTAGAGCGGCATGTGTCCGACTTGATGGGACAGATGGAGAAGGATCTAGGTACGCCGTTGGATTGGGTGGCCGTCTGTCACTACAACACCGACAACCCTCACGCCCACGTCGTCATCCGCGGAAAGGACGATGCCGATGCGGACCTTGTGCTGTCGCGTGATTACATCAAGCAGGGCATTCGATCGCGAGCATCCGACCTGGCGACGAACGAGCTCGGCTACCGCACGTCACACGACTTGATCCGCAGCCAAGCGCGCGAGATTGGTCAAGAGAAATTCACGTCCCTCGACCGGGCGATGCTCCAACGACAGGGGCGGAATCCTGCCGGCGAGCTCGACCTACGCCGCGCCCGTGGCGAGTTCGGCGTGAAGCGTCAAACACTCGAGATTGCCCGCGTCCAGCGGCTCAAGGAGCTTGGCCTTGCGACTGAGGTCGGCCCGGGCCGCTGGAAGCTTTCGCCAGAGACAGAGGAAAGGTTGCGCCTAATGAATCGAAGCCGAGAAATGGGGATGGTGCTGGGACCGCACTTGCAGGAAGAACACACCGAACGCTCGAACGTCGTGAGCAAAGACCAGCTCGAGAAGCCGATCACCGGCCGCGTACTTGACCGAGGCTACTCCGACGAATTTTCAGGCCGCGAATACTTGGTGCTGGCCGGTCACGATGGCGCCGTTCACTACGTCAATCTGCCGTTCAATGCTGAGCGCACCGGGCAAGAGGCGGTTGTGGGTGACACCGTGCAGATCGCGAAGCGGGAAACGTCAAGGTTCGGCACGGCTGACAAGAATATTCAGGCGGTGGCACAGGCCCACGGCGGCACGTATTCGCGTGAGAACCACGTGGCCTATCTCAAGGCAACGAACACCGACCAAAAGCTCGCCGAGAAGTTCGCGCGGATCGGTGATGACGTGACCCTTGAGAGCTACGTTGAGGCGCACGTAAACCGCGCTACCAGGCATGCCAGTCACAAACTTGTTGCGGAACAGGCGGGCGCGTATTCAATCCCGGCTGATTTTGAAAAGAAGGTCACGGAGCACACCGCCAAGCTGGAGGCCGCCAGGGGTCGCGACCAAGACTTGCCGGCCCGTATCGGAGTGGTCATGCGAGGCGACCCGAAGGTGGTCGCGCAGAGCGTGGGTTACACCCACCTCGATCGCGATTTGCAGGATGGCAAGCTCGCCGAGTTCCGGGCTCAGACCGCTCCGTCACGCACCCAAGCCGCGTATTTGGAAGCGCTCGAGGCCCGCACTGATCGCCTGATTACCCTCGGCCTGGCCGAACGGAAGAACGACGGCAGCGTGGCCGTCGCCGGGGATCTTCCCAAGAAGCTCAGCGAGCTCGAGCTCAAGGGCGCCGCCGACAACCTGGCGCTCAGCCACGGCCGTTACGTGCCGTTGGATGAAGTCCGCAAGTTCAAGGGTGAGATTTCCGGTTACGTCAATCTACCCAGCGGTCCTCAAGCGCTCATCAAATCGGCCGACACTTTTACGTTGGTCCCCGCGGATTCTCGAATGCTCGCCGCCCAGGGCAAGCACGTCGAGGTTTCGCTCATGCGGGGCAAATCGGTCACCGACTGGACGCCAGAACGGCAACGGCAGCGCATTGCGATGGTCGAAATGGACCGGCTGGACAAGGGCAAGGACTTGGGCTTTTCAAAGTGA
- a CDS encoding ParA family protein, whose protein sequence is MLKLNLNVLARHVVIACSNLKGGEGKTTVIRHLIHFAAEVLGFRVLAVDLDPQGNLSDSLIGFQRPAGFTTTAELFGEEFDPAQVKPVEVPGSNGNIFLLPSDHRLDLLAELDGDRKVFVKRASSHLRAMAKNFDIVLIDTPTNAPLCYLAGLAAADGSVSPVQMDTYGLTGATRFQQQLQRVRSTYNPRHRLLGFVVNRFNTRAKSHGETLANAREKQLPILQTVLKERVAVQDALARAMPVWRGPRGTVNRTASQEFKAMCQEVLTAAGVLAAEGAK, encoded by the coding sequence ATGCTCAAGCTCAACCTGAACGTCTTGGCCCGGCACGTCGTCATTGCGTGCTCAAATCTCAAGGGCGGTGAAGGCAAGACCACCGTGATTCGCCATTTGATCCATTTTGCAGCCGAAGTGCTCGGCTTCCGTGTCCTGGCTGTGGATCTTGACCCGCAGGGAAACCTTTCCGATTCACTGATTGGCTTCCAGCGTCCGGCCGGCTTCACAACGACGGCCGAGCTGTTCGGCGAGGAATTTGACCCGGCCCAGGTAAAGCCCGTGGAAGTGCCGGGCAGTAACGGCAATATTTTCCTTCTGCCGTCCGATCACCGCCTCGACCTCCTGGCAGAGCTCGACGGCGATCGCAAGGTGTTTGTGAAGCGTGCGAGCTCGCACCTTCGCGCGATGGCCAAGAACTTCGATATCGTCCTCATCGACACGCCGACCAATGCGCCGCTGTGCTACCTGGCTGGCCTGGCCGCCGCCGATGGCAGCGTCAGCCCGGTCCAGATGGACACCTACGGCCTTACCGGTGCGACGCGCTTCCAGCAGCAGTTGCAGCGCGTGCGTTCCACCTACAACCCGCGGCATCGCCTGCTTGGTTTCGTGGTCAACCGCTTCAACACCCGCGCCAAGTCGCACGGTGAAACGCTCGCCAATGCTCGCGAGAAGCAGCTCCCCATTTTGCAAACCGTCCTGAAAGAGCGTGTAGCGGTGCAGGACGCGCTTGCGCGTGCGATGCCGGTGTGGCGTGGCCCCCGTGGGACCGTCAATCGCACGGCCTCGCAGGAGTTCAAGGCGATGTGCCAGGAAGTGTTGACCGCAGCCGGTGTCCTGGCGGCTGAAGGAGCGAAGTAA
- a CDS encoding TrfB-related DNA-binding protein, producing the protein MTTSETRFERLTNDVFQRAVDRTRLSAANVELARQVLVTGRSAYAVSRETQVKPQVIYGAIKRIRAAHAKNQAEAPEGWVSVTVSVPSELVPEVKGIEQRAKGSADPHGQGR; encoded by the coding sequence ATGACTACCAGCGAAACCCGCTTTGAACGACTGACCAACGACGTATTTCAGCGCGCCGTCGATCGCACGCGGCTTTCCGCCGCGAATGTCGAACTTGCCCGCCAAGTGCTTGTAACAGGCAGATCCGCGTATGCGGTTTCACGTGAAACGCAAGTAAAACCACAGGTTATCTACGGGGCAATCAAGCGTATTCGGGCGGCCCACGCCAAGAACCAGGCGGAAGCGCCGGAGGGCTGGGTTTCGGTGACGGTGAGCGTCCCGAGCGAGCTCGTGCCGGAGGTCAAAGGCATCGAGCAGCGCGCAAAGGGTTCGGCAGATCCGCACGGCCAGGGGCGCTAA
- a CDS encoding type II toxin-antitoxin system RelE/ParE family toxin translates to MAIIWSSKAREDRKLIFDRIEADNPLAADALDEKFSAKLIQAERNPLMYRVGKVSGTREIPVTSNYIIIYEVTKDNDIDVMRIMHTKQLWPPV, encoded by the coding sequence ATGGCGATTATTTGGAGCAGCAAGGCACGGGAAGACAGAAAACTCATTTTCGATCGCATCGAAGCGGATAACCCTTTGGCGGCAGATGCGCTTGACGAAAAGTTTTCGGCGAAATTGATTCAGGCGGAACGTAATCCTTTGATGTACCGCGTAGGGAAGGTTTCGGGGACACGCGAGATACCCGTTACATCAAACTACATCATTATCTATGAGGTAACGAAAGATAATGACATAGACGTTATGCGTATCATGCACACGAAACAATTGTGGCCCCCTGTTTAA
- a CDS encoding ParB/RepB/Spo0J family partition protein, which translates to MNANLRMSALDALGSADEPEIILMIDVTDIERDPNQPRKELDQEKIEGLARSFKLEGQLDPIEVRMNPDPSGKPWILVNGENRWWAAPLAGFTQLRALERRHDDDPKARRKRQFASNYHRSDMTARDTALYLQDVLEDEKTIEKVAEVTGVSISQVSKLLSVLNLSGVAKEASEQGLAKDPEVLAQLATLEKVSPADATALVESAKAGEAPLTRKNVREKTKEAKGAKNAAKGGKGETKGKGKDSSKGGGMAPPNQSFGGAGWEAPRPVNDGKEYGSVRMENDGPSSRPAKAPKPMPVIYLEFIGDDADHRALWDVMLKHGKAALCMIAGSDAEGCLLVQFGDTDNTEAFPREALRIASVEYPA; encoded by the coding sequence ATGAACGCCAATCTCCGTATGAGCGCCCTCGATGCGCTGGGCTCGGCTGACGAGCCGGAAATCATTCTGATGATCGACGTCACGGACATTGAGCGTGACCCGAATCAGCCGCGAAAGGAGCTCGACCAAGAGAAGATCGAAGGCTTGGCCCGTAGCTTTAAGCTCGAGGGCCAGCTTGATCCGATTGAAGTTCGCATGAATCCTGATCCGTCCGGTAAGCCGTGGATCTTGGTGAACGGTGAAAACCGTTGGTGGGCAGCGCCGCTGGCTGGCTTCACGCAGCTTCGCGCTCTCGAGCGTCGCCACGACGATGACCCGAAGGCTCGCCGCAAACGCCAGTTTGCGAGCAATTACCACCGCTCTGATATGACGGCCCGAGATACGGCGCTGTATTTGCAAGACGTGCTCGAGGACGAGAAGACCATCGAGAAGGTGGCCGAAGTTACCGGCGTGTCTATCAGCCAGGTATCGAAGTTGCTGAGCGTGCTGAACCTGTCCGGCGTGGCTAAGGAAGCATCCGAGCAAGGCTTGGCGAAAGATCCCGAGGTGCTGGCCCAGCTCGCTACGCTCGAGAAGGTGAGCCCCGCTGACGCAACGGCGTTGGTTGAGTCCGCTAAGGCCGGTGAGGCGCCACTCACGCGCAAGAACGTCCGTGAGAAGACCAAGGAAGCCAAGGGCGCCAAGAACGCCGCCAAGGGCGGCAAGGGCGAAACCAAGGGCAAGGGCAAGGACAGCAGCAAGGGCGGCGGTATGGCACCGCCTAACCAAAGCTTCGGCGGCGCTGGCTGGGAGGCTCCTAGGCCGGTCAACGACGGCAAGGAATACGGCTCAGTCCGAATGGAGAACGACGGTCCGTCGTCCCGCCCGGCCAAGGCTCCCAAGCCCATGCCGGTCATCTACCTCGAGTTCATCGGTGATGACGCCGATCACCGCGCACTGTGGGACGTCATGCTCAAGCACGGCAAGGCCGCGCTTTGCATGATCGCCGGCAGCGACGCTGAGGGTTGCCTCTTGGTGCAGTTCGGCGACACCGACAATACCGAGGCGTTCCCCCGTGAGGCGCTTCGGATCGCATCGGTTGAGTACCCGGCTTGA
- the traG gene encoding IncP-type conjugal transfer protein TraG codes for MAKRETTTFAGGLRFLHMVGCLVAIFLGNVGATQYTAAATSYPMEFGDGLLTFGQFRLYQPFAFWAWNIHYYNAAVTVFNIGWAIIIGSVIVGVAAAFAVAVWRARRSEEASSHGSARWGDVKDLEKAALLTGKGVVLGRTDEGKKARWITHDGPEHVEVVAPSRSGKGTGIVVPTLLNWRWSALINDIKGELWILTSAWRKKFSYVMRFSPSERDTCRFNPLMEVRKGDYEVKDVQNITDMIVDPDGKGKPDHWSKEGDAYLVAIVLHVLYAERDKTLAGVAYFLNHPERTLDDTLNIMLTTRHLGDRPHPVVAMGARAMMNKSENERSGVYSTARSFFSLYLDPIVAAATSESDFRIDDLRKAAYPLSLYMVSPPSDKARIRPVFRLVQTQIQLRLTEKMGDPDVKHRVLFALDELPAMGKLAQLQEGLGFLAGYGIKVLMISQSENQKIEVYGQNNTLSDGAHISVYYAPNTAETAKKISDSLGEMTEIVQQKNYGGNRLSMFFGHVMVSSNEIKRELMTPGEVREMPKDQELIVVAGVPPVKAKKGHYYLDVPFKDMVPPTHQDVPDGDPRKGMPSVPNHPLNPPSAAELEARPYPFAPPERPTDWAGMFVAQAKTPPPAAAAALAAMQATQGTPQPTGAQAAPTVAVVPATAGYGAGAIPAGGLGAVPAVTEDGELEEPISHAKTEVSAAASLAAWGAAAVPAVAATELLHGVPTTPRESPVVDAAPSAEAPSQVTDGVGHHVGQEAAPEPDEDDGELLEAPSSGNDEPPADDEPTYTFV; via the coding sequence ATGGCTAAGCGCGAAACTACAACGTTCGCAGGCGGCTTGCGCTTCCTGCACATGGTCGGTTGCCTCGTGGCGATCTTCTTGGGCAACGTCGGCGCCACGCAGTACACGGCCGCCGCCACGTCCTATCCGATGGAGTTCGGCGATGGCTTGCTGACTTTCGGCCAATTTCGGCTCTACCAACCGTTCGCGTTTTGGGCGTGGAATATCCACTACTACAACGCTGCCGTGACGGTCTTCAATATTGGCTGGGCGATCATCATCGGATCGGTGATTGTTGGTGTGGCCGCCGCGTTCGCTGTCGCGGTTTGGCGTGCCCGCCGCAGTGAGGAAGCGAGCTCACACGGCAGCGCCCGATGGGGTGACGTCAAGGACTTGGAGAAAGCGGCCTTGCTAACTGGCAAGGGCGTGGTGCTTGGGCGCACCGACGAGGGGAAAAAAGCACGGTGGATCACCCACGACGGCCCCGAGCATGTGGAGGTGGTTGCGCCCAGCCGATCGGGTAAAGGTACCGGCATTGTGGTCCCAACCTTGCTCAATTGGCGGTGGAGCGCGCTCATCAACGACATCAAGGGCGAACTGTGGATTCTCACGTCCGCCTGGCGCAAGAAATTCTCCTACGTGATGCGCTTTTCGCCGTCTGAGCGGGATACCTGCCGGTTCAACCCACTCATGGAGGTTCGCAAGGGCGACTATGAAGTGAAGGACGTGCAGAACATCACGGACATGATCGTAGACCCGGACGGCAAGGGTAAGCCCGACCATTGGAGCAAGGAGGGTGATGCCTACCTTGTTGCGATCGTCCTGCACGTGCTCTACGCCGAACGTGACAAGACGCTTGCCGGCGTCGCGTACTTCCTCAATCACCCCGAGCGCACGCTTGATGACACGCTAAACATCATGCTCACGACACGGCATCTTGGCGATCGGCCGCATCCCGTCGTCGCGATGGGCGCTCGCGCCATGATGAACAAGAGCGAGAACGAGCGATCGGGCGTTTACTCCACAGCACGATCGTTCTTTAGCCTGTACCTCGATCCGATCGTGGCCGCGGCCACCAGTGAAAGTGACTTTCGCATTGACGATCTACGTAAGGCGGCCTATCCGCTGTCGCTCTACATGGTCTCCCCGCCGAGCGACAAGGCCCGTATTCGGCCGGTGTTCCGACTGGTGCAAACGCAGATCCAGTTGCGCCTAACCGAAAAGATGGGCGACCCGGACGTGAAACATCGCGTCTTGTTCGCTCTGGACGAATTGCCCGCAATGGGCAAGCTCGCGCAGTTGCAGGAAGGCCTTGGCTTCCTGGCCGGCTATGGCATCAAGGTTCTGATGATTTCGCAGAGCGAGAACCAAAAGATCGAGGTTTACGGTCAGAACAACACGCTCTCCGATGGTGCGCATATTTCCGTGTACTACGCGCCCAATACCGCGGAGACGGCCAAGAAGATTTCGGACTCGCTGGGCGAGATGACCGAAATTGTTCAGCAGAAGAACTACGGCGGCAATCGACTCAGCATGTTTTTCGGGCACGTCATGGTTTCGTCCAACGAAATCAAGCGCGAGCTGATGACCCCTGGCGAAGTGCGCGAGATGCCGAAGGATCAAGAGCTGATCGTGGTGGCAGGCGTGCCGCCTGTGAAGGCCAAGAAGGGGCACTACTACCTCGACGTGCCTTTCAAGGACATGGTGCCCCCGACCCACCAGGACGTGCCGGATGGCGATCCCCGCAAAGGTATGCCCTCCGTGCCGAACCATCCTCTCAATCCGCCCAGCGCCGCTGAGCTCGAGGCTCGGCCCTACCCGTTCGCCCCGCCCGAGCGGCCGACCGATTGGGCGGGCATGTTCGTGGCGCAGGCAAAGACCCCGCCCCCGGCCGCCGCAGCGGCGTTGGCCGCCATGCAGGCCACCCAGGGCACTCCACAGCCCACAGGAGCCCAGGCGGCGCCCACGGTGGCGGTGGTGCCGGCCACCGCGGGCTACGGCGCCGGAGCGATCCCGGCTGGTGGCCTCGGCGCGGTTCCCGCCGTCACCGAAGACGGCGAACTAGAGGAACCGATTTCGCACGCGAAAACTGAGGTTTCCGCAGCGGCAAGCCTGGCCGCATGGGGCGCGGCGGCGGTTCCCGCCGTCGCGGCCACCGAGCTACTACACGGCGTTCCTACGACGCCCAGAGAGAGCCCCGTGGTGGACGCGGCGCCGAGCGCGGAAGCACCCAGCCAGGTCACAGACGGGGTAGGTCATCATGTGGGCCAGGAGGCCGCGCCGGAACCCGACGAGGACGACGGCGAGCTCTTGGAGGCTCCCAGCAGCGGCAATGATGAGCCGCCCGCGGACGATGAACCTACGTACACGTTTGTCTAG
- a CDS encoding transglycosylase SLT domain-containing protein, translated as MLDPAFLTACGPWVHAETTAAVIAQESGGNPFAIGTPGGPIYANSVEEAQALLFNAMRRYKSVDIGIMQINSRWLAKLPIQPVELFDPCTNIKIGTSILAANFESAVPNSKTPLEALIRALSAYNSGSQTAALGYAYSVISRPLDGTTKAVFKVHLPAPSPTPKQPQQQAGTVFYPTSRPGRGSIFFKSS; from the coding sequence ATGCTCGATCCGGCCTTTCTAACGGCATGCGGCCCGTGGGTACACGCGGAAACCACGGCGGCAGTGATCGCCCAGGAGAGCGGAGGCAATCCGTTCGCGATTGGTACACCAGGCGGACCAATCTATGCGAACTCTGTGGAAGAAGCTCAGGCGCTCCTTTTTAATGCCATGCGTCGCTACAAGAGCGTCGATATCGGCATCATGCAGATCAATTCCCGATGGCTTGCTAAGTTGCCCATTCAGCCCGTGGAACTGTTCGACCCATGCACGAACATCAAGATTGGCACGTCCATCCTGGCCGCCAATTTTGAGAGCGCAGTGCCGAACTCGAAAACGCCCCTCGAGGCGCTAATTCGAGCTCTTTCGGCCTATAACAGCGGATCACAAACGGCCGCACTAGGTTACGCCTACAGCGTCATCTCAAGACCACTGGACGGCACGACCAAGGCAGTTTTCAAGGTGCATCTGCCGGCGCCGTCGCCAACGCCAAAGCAGCCGCAACAGCAAGCCGGAACCGTGTTTTATCCAACCTCCCGGCCAGGTCGAGGCAGCATCTTTTTCAAGAGTTCCTAG